Below is a genomic region from Deltaproteobacteria bacterium.
TGCCGCGCGATGGCCTCGGCGTCGCGCGGGCCGTCGGGATACGCGAAGAGCATGCGTTCCACCGTCGCCGGGATTTCGCCGAAGGGCGCGGCGGGATCGACCGTGGGCTCGACGATGCGGTACACGACGAGATCGTGGCGGCGGCGGTCGTTGTCGCCGATATCGGCGAGGTCCAGGCACCAGTCGTCCGCGCCGTTCACCGCGCACCGCCCCATCGACATGTCTTCCCAGTCCATCGCCCAGCCGCCGGCGAGCTTGACGCGGCCGAGCTCGCGCCCCTCGCGCGTCATCGCGTAGACGAAGGGTCCGTCGCCCGAGTCGTTGTGCGCCCAAATCACGCCGGGGTTTTTCGCGCTCACGGCGATACCGGAGATTTCGGTCAGGCGGCCGTCCTCGACAACGCCGAGCTGAACCGGCAACTCGTACGCGGCGCACGGCGCGCCGGGATCGGAAGATGCGGAATCGGACGCGGACGACGACGGCCGGCACGCGAGCACCACCGCCACGCACGCCGCCGCGAGCACGGCGACCATGGGGATTACGACGCGGGGCATTCCAGAATCGGGAAGGTTCCGGGCTCCGCGGGCGAGGCGAGCCCCATGAAGTAGCTCATCGACCACGTCCACATTCCGCCGTCGAGCAGCAGCGAGCACTCGGCGTCGGCGGGGTTCTCGTTCGCCCACGCGGTCATGTCACCCAGCACCGCTGCCTTGGCCGCGACGAGAAACCGCGCGCTCAGATCGATGAGGCGGTCGTAGCCCTCCTGATCGAGGGCATCGAGGGGGATCGCGTCCCATACCAGCTCACCCTGCGCGGTCGCGGCCTCGGCGAGATCGACCAGCGCACCCAGCTCCGCCCACCGGTCATTCGGTGGATCGGCGAGCGCCGCGAGCGCGGCGTCGTATCGCGTCATGAATGCGTACGGCGAATCCGGCACCACGCATTCGAAGACGTTCGCGCCGCATTCGACCACGTCCTGGGGCGGCGTCGTGCCGTCCGGCGGATGCGCGAGGATCTGATCGAGGTATCCGCGATTGTATCCGTAGAGCATGGCGAGAACGGCGACGCCCGATCGAGCCTCGGCGAGGATCGCGGCGTCGTCGCCCGACGCCAGCACCGCCTGCGACCGCCCCGCGAACCACGCGACGACGCGAAAAATCGGCGCGAGGAATTCGAAACCCTCGCTCGTGCCGTCCTTGGTGAACAGGCCGTCGAGCGCGTCGCGCAGCCACAGCCCGCCGAAATAGCCGGAGAGGTAGAGGTTGCCGAGCGTCGGCCGAGCGTCGGCGTCGCCCGCGCACAGTCCGTCGAACGACGCAAGGGGTATTTCGCCCAGCAGAAAGTCGGGCGCGTTGGGCTCCGTGGCCGTTTCGCAATACGCCGTGGCCTGCGCGTCGAGCAGGTCCTGATCGACGGCCATCGCGTCGTTCGGCCACCAGGGATAGGGCGGAAGCGTCACGTGCGCGGACGGCGCGGCGCTGTCGTCGTCCGCGTCGTCGTCATCCGATGCGTCGTCGTCGGCGTCGTCGTCAGCGTCGTCGTCGGGACTTACCGCGCTGTCATCGGAGTCGTCATCGCCGGATGATCCACCGCACCCCGCGAGCGCGAACGCAATCGCCACCGCCAGCAGCACGAATCTCACGCGCCCGGCCCCGGCGTGGTGACGAGCGCGCGCGTGGCCATGTCGCGGTCGAGCATGAAGAGCCCCGGCCCCGTGCCGCCGAGGAGCTTGAGCTTGCTCAGGATATCCTGAGCGGTTTTCATCTCCTCGATCTGCTCGGCCACGAACCACTGGAGCAGGCTGTTGGTCGCATGATCTTTTTCGGCGAGCGCGACATCGACGAGCTTGTTGATGCGCTGCGTGATGTGACCCTCGTGGTTGAACACGACCGTGAAGGCGTCGAGGGCGTCCTTCCACTCCGACGGCGGCGCGCTCACCGCGCCCAGATTCACGCGCCCGCCGCGCTGGTACACGTAGTCGAAAAACTTCTTCATGTGCATCAGCTCTTCCTGCGCCTGAATCGTCATCCAGTGCGCGAAGCCCGGCAGGTTTTGCGTCTCGAACCATCCCGCGAGCGACAGGTAGAGGTAAGCCGATTGCGATTCGGCGTCGATCTGGTCGCCGAGCGCTTTTTCCATTTTCTTCGACAGCATGTTCACCCCCGTGCCGCGCGCGGCGGCAAATTCCCTCGGGCCGTTCGTATTCGTCGTCTATCCCACGACGTGATGCAATTCACAATGACCTGCGTCAAGCCGATTTCGCGCCGCGCTTGCGATCTGCTATGCTGCAATCTTCATTCATACGAAAACGGGAGCGCGCCATGTCGGACAAGGCCGAAAAGAGCGTGGTGGACCCGCAGACCGTGGTCGACGCCCTGCGTGACGCCGGCGCGACGCGCGGCTGCCCGCGCTGCGGCAACGACTCGTTCCGCATCCTCGCGGGGTATCTGTGTCACTCTATTCAGAGCGACACGCGGGGGATCCAGATCGGCGGACCCGGCATCTCGACGTGGGCGCTGGTGTGCAATCGCTGCGGCTTCGTCTCGCAACACGCCATCGACGTGCTGACGGGAACCGCCGACGCCGAACCCGTGCGGCACTGAGGCGTGTTTTCCCCCGCACGTTCGTGACGCA
It encodes:
- a CDS encoding ferritin translates to MLSKKMEKALGDQIDAESQSAYLYLSLAGWFETQNLPGFAHWMTIQAQEELMHMKKFFDYVYQRGGRVNLGAVSAPPSEWKDALDAFTVVFNHEGHITQRINKLVDVALAEKDHATNSLLQWFVAEQIEEMKTAQDILSKLKLLGGTGPGLFMLDRDMATRALVTTPGPGA